A single genomic interval of Mangifera indica cultivar Alphonso chromosome 5, CATAS_Mindica_2.1, whole genome shotgun sequence harbors:
- the LOC123217132 gene encoding uncharacterized protein At1g03900-like isoform X1, giving the protein MSFDDEESSEHTLLVVREVSVYKIPPRSTSGGYKCSEWLQSDKIWSGRLRVVSCKDRCEILLEDPNSGELFAACYVHPGQRETSVETVLDSSRYFVLMIEDGTGKHAFIGLGFNERNEAFDFNVALSDHEKYVRREIEKENGETSESDGHIDIHPAVNHRLKEGETIRINVKPKPTSGTGMLSAAGLKGGPSAPGKPKPKIVGLAPPPETGKIRSPLPPPPNDPAAAQMNSASPKVGIWAPKETTGHSTMDAFSDLSQIEVCNLLVVLYPGLIKEGDRILRHSEQSPLIYDIRIKQDYYRIRVGSFLILCPCCKAAQLACFAAR; this is encoded by the exons ATGTCGTTTGACGATGAAGAGTCATCCGAGCACACGCTCCTCGTAGTCCGCGAAGTCTCCGTGTACAAAATCCCCCCGCGTAGTACCTCTGGCGGCTACAAATGCAGCGAGTGGTTACAGTCCGACAAGATCTGGTCGGGTCGGCTCCGAGTCGTCTCCTGCAAGGACCGCTGCGAGATCCTCTTAGAGGATCCCAACTCCGGCGAGCTTTTTGCTGCTTGTTACGTCCATCCGGGCCAGCGCGAGACGTCCGTAGAGACTGTCCTCGACTCCTCCCGGTATTTCGTGCTTATGATCGAGGATGGAACGGGGAAACACGCGTTCATTGGGTTGGGTTTTAACGAGAGGAACGAAGCGTTTGATTTTAACGTGGCGTTATCGGATCACGAGAAATACGTGAGACGAGAAATCGAGAAAGAGAATGGTGAGACGAGTGAGAGCGATGGTCATATTGATATTCATCCCGCTGTTAATCATAGATTGAAG GAAGGTGAGACTATCCGGATCAATGTGAAGCCCAAACCAACTAGCGGAACTGGTATGCTTTCAGCCGCTGGGTTAAAAGGAGGGCCTTCTGCTCCAGGAAAGCCAAAGCCTAAAATTGTAGGGCTTGCCCCGCCACCTGAGACTGGGAAAATTAGGTCTCCTCTTCCTCCACCTCCTAATGATCCTGCTGCTGCTCAGATGAACTCTGCTAGTCCAAAAGTTGGCATCTGGGCACCAAAAGAAACCACAGGACATTCTACTATGGATGCTTTTTCAGATCTTTCTCAAATTGAGGTATGCAATTTGTTGGTAGTATTATACCCTGGGCTTATCAAGGAAGGTGACAGAATTTTGAGACATTCTG AGCAATCTCCCCTCATCTATGACATCAGGATCAAGCAAGACTACTACCGCATCAGGGTGGGCAGCTTTCTGATTCT ATGCCCCTGCTGCAAAGCCGCCCAACTTGCTTGTTTTGCTGCTAGATGA
- the LOC123217132 gene encoding uncharacterized protein At1g03900-like isoform X3, with product MSFDDEESSEHTLLVVREVSVYKIPPRSTSGGYKCSEWLQSDKIWSGRLRVVSCKDRCEILLEDPNSGELFAACYVHPGQRETSVETVLDSSRYFVLMIEDGTGKHAFIGLGFNERNEAFDFNVALSDHEKYVRREIEKENGETSESDGHIDIHPAVNHRLKEGETIRINVKPKPTSGTGMLSAAGLKGGPSAPGKPKPKIVGLAPPPETGKIRSPLPPPPNDPAAAQMNSASPKVGIWAPKETTGHSTMDAFSDLSQIEVCNLLVVLYPGLIKEGDRILRHSEQSPLIYDIRIKQDYYRIRMPLLQSRPTCLFCC from the exons ATGTCGTTTGACGATGAAGAGTCATCCGAGCACACGCTCCTCGTAGTCCGCGAAGTCTCCGTGTACAAAATCCCCCCGCGTAGTACCTCTGGCGGCTACAAATGCAGCGAGTGGTTACAGTCCGACAAGATCTGGTCGGGTCGGCTCCGAGTCGTCTCCTGCAAGGACCGCTGCGAGATCCTCTTAGAGGATCCCAACTCCGGCGAGCTTTTTGCTGCTTGTTACGTCCATCCGGGCCAGCGCGAGACGTCCGTAGAGACTGTCCTCGACTCCTCCCGGTATTTCGTGCTTATGATCGAGGATGGAACGGGGAAACACGCGTTCATTGGGTTGGGTTTTAACGAGAGGAACGAAGCGTTTGATTTTAACGTGGCGTTATCGGATCACGAGAAATACGTGAGACGAGAAATCGAGAAAGAGAATGGTGAGACGAGTGAGAGCGATGGTCATATTGATATTCATCCCGCTGTTAATCATAGATTGAAG GAAGGTGAGACTATCCGGATCAATGTGAAGCCCAAACCAACTAGCGGAACTGGTATGCTTTCAGCCGCTGGGTTAAAAGGAGGGCCTTCTGCTCCAGGAAAGCCAAAGCCTAAAATTGTAGGGCTTGCCCCGCCACCTGAGACTGGGAAAATTAGGTCTCCTCTTCCTCCACCTCCTAATGATCCTGCTGCTGCTCAGATGAACTCTGCTAGTCCAAAAGTTGGCATCTGGGCACCAAAAGAAACCACAGGACATTCTACTATGGATGCTTTTTCAGATCTTTCTCAAATTGAGGTATGCAATTTGTTGGTAGTATTATACCCTGGGCTTATCAAGGAAGGTGACAGAATTTTGAGACATTCTG AGCAATCTCCCCTCATCTATGACATCAGGATCAAGCAAGACTACTACCGCATCAGG ATGCCCCTGCTGCAAAGCCGCCCAACTTGCTTGTTTTGCTGCTAG
- the LOC123217132 gene encoding uncharacterized protein At1g03900-like isoform X5 — protein sequence MSFDDEESSEHTLLVVREVSVYKIPPRSTSGGYKCSEWLQSDKIWSGRLRVVSCKDRCEILLEDPNSGELFAACYVHPGQRETSVETVLDSSRYFVLMIEDGTGKHAFIGLGFNERNEAFDFNVALSDHEKYVRREIEKENGETSESDGHIDIHPAVNHRLKEGETIRINVKPKPTSGTGMLSAAGLKGGPSAPGKPKPKIVGLAPPPETGKIRSPLPPPPNDPAAAQMNSASPKVGIWAPKETTGHSTMDAFSDLSQIESNLPSSMTSGSSKTTTASGCPCCKAAQLACFAAR from the exons ATGTCGTTTGACGATGAAGAGTCATCCGAGCACACGCTCCTCGTAGTCCGCGAAGTCTCCGTGTACAAAATCCCCCCGCGTAGTACCTCTGGCGGCTACAAATGCAGCGAGTGGTTACAGTCCGACAAGATCTGGTCGGGTCGGCTCCGAGTCGTCTCCTGCAAGGACCGCTGCGAGATCCTCTTAGAGGATCCCAACTCCGGCGAGCTTTTTGCTGCTTGTTACGTCCATCCGGGCCAGCGCGAGACGTCCGTAGAGACTGTCCTCGACTCCTCCCGGTATTTCGTGCTTATGATCGAGGATGGAACGGGGAAACACGCGTTCATTGGGTTGGGTTTTAACGAGAGGAACGAAGCGTTTGATTTTAACGTGGCGTTATCGGATCACGAGAAATACGTGAGACGAGAAATCGAGAAAGAGAATGGTGAGACGAGTGAGAGCGATGGTCATATTGATATTCATCCCGCTGTTAATCATAGATTGAAG GAAGGTGAGACTATCCGGATCAATGTGAAGCCCAAACCAACTAGCGGAACTGGTATGCTTTCAGCCGCTGGGTTAAAAGGAGGGCCTTCTGCTCCAGGAAAGCCAAAGCCTAAAATTGTAGGGCTTGCCCCGCCACCTGAGACTGGGAAAATTAGGTCTCCTCTTCCTCCACCTCCTAATGATCCTGCTGCTGCTCAGATGAACTCTGCTAGTCCAAAAGTTGGCATCTGGGCACCAAAAGAAACCACAGGACATTCTACTATGGATGCTTTTTCAGATCTTTCTCAAATTGAG AGCAATCTCCCCTCATCTATGACATCAGGATCAAGCAAGACTACTACCGCATCAGG ATGCCCCTGCTGCAAAGCCGCCCAACTTGCTTGTTTTGCTGCTAGATGA
- the LOC123217132 gene encoding uncharacterized protein At1g03900-like isoform X6, translating to MSFDDEESSEHTLLVVREVSVYKIPPRSTSGGYKCSEWLQSDKIWSGRLRVVSCKDRCEILLEDPNSGELFAACYVHPGQRETSVETVLDSSRYFVLMIEDGTGKHAFIGLGFNERNEAFDFNVALSDHEKYVRREIEKENGETSESDGHIDIHPAVNHRLKEGETIRINVKPKPTSGTGMLSAAGLKGGPSAPGKPKPKIVGLAPPPETGKIRSPLPPPPNDPAAAQMNSASPKVGIWAPKETTGHSTMDAFSDLSQIESNLPSSMTSGSSKTTTASGLAAVYICNLLQ from the exons ATGTCGTTTGACGATGAAGAGTCATCCGAGCACACGCTCCTCGTAGTCCGCGAAGTCTCCGTGTACAAAATCCCCCCGCGTAGTACCTCTGGCGGCTACAAATGCAGCGAGTGGTTACAGTCCGACAAGATCTGGTCGGGTCGGCTCCGAGTCGTCTCCTGCAAGGACCGCTGCGAGATCCTCTTAGAGGATCCCAACTCCGGCGAGCTTTTTGCTGCTTGTTACGTCCATCCGGGCCAGCGCGAGACGTCCGTAGAGACTGTCCTCGACTCCTCCCGGTATTTCGTGCTTATGATCGAGGATGGAACGGGGAAACACGCGTTCATTGGGTTGGGTTTTAACGAGAGGAACGAAGCGTTTGATTTTAACGTGGCGTTATCGGATCACGAGAAATACGTGAGACGAGAAATCGAGAAAGAGAATGGTGAGACGAGTGAGAGCGATGGTCATATTGATATTCATCCCGCTGTTAATCATAGATTGAAG GAAGGTGAGACTATCCGGATCAATGTGAAGCCCAAACCAACTAGCGGAACTGGTATGCTTTCAGCCGCTGGGTTAAAAGGAGGGCCTTCTGCTCCAGGAAAGCCAAAGCCTAAAATTGTAGGGCTTGCCCCGCCACCTGAGACTGGGAAAATTAGGTCTCCTCTTCCTCCACCTCCTAATGATCCTGCTGCTGCTCAGATGAACTCTGCTAGTCCAAAAGTTGGCATCTGGGCACCAAAAGAAACCACAGGACATTCTACTATGGATGCTTTTTCAGATCTTTCTCAAATTGAG AGCAATCTCCCCTCATCTATGACATCAGGATCAAGCAAGACTACTACCGCATCAGG TTTGGCTGCTGTGTATATTTGTAATCTGCTCCAATAA
- the LOC123217132 gene encoding uncharacterized protein At1g03900-like isoform X4, producing the protein MSFDDEESSEHTLLVVREVSVYKIPPRSTSGGYKCSEWLQSDKIWSGRLRVVSCKDRCEILLEDPNSGELFAACYVHPGQRETSVETVLDSSRYFVLMIEDGTGKHAFIGLGFNERNEAFDFNVALSDHEKYVRREIEKENGETSESDGHIDIHPAVNHRLKEGETIRINVKPKPTSGTGMLSAAGLKGGPSAPGKPKPKIVGLAPPPETGKIRSPLPPPPNDPAAAQMNSASPKVGIWAPKETTGHSTMDAFSDLSQIEVCNLLVVLYPGLIKEGDRILRHSEQSPLIYDIRIKQDYYRIRFGCCVYL; encoded by the exons ATGTCGTTTGACGATGAAGAGTCATCCGAGCACACGCTCCTCGTAGTCCGCGAAGTCTCCGTGTACAAAATCCCCCCGCGTAGTACCTCTGGCGGCTACAAATGCAGCGAGTGGTTACAGTCCGACAAGATCTGGTCGGGTCGGCTCCGAGTCGTCTCCTGCAAGGACCGCTGCGAGATCCTCTTAGAGGATCCCAACTCCGGCGAGCTTTTTGCTGCTTGTTACGTCCATCCGGGCCAGCGCGAGACGTCCGTAGAGACTGTCCTCGACTCCTCCCGGTATTTCGTGCTTATGATCGAGGATGGAACGGGGAAACACGCGTTCATTGGGTTGGGTTTTAACGAGAGGAACGAAGCGTTTGATTTTAACGTGGCGTTATCGGATCACGAGAAATACGTGAGACGAGAAATCGAGAAAGAGAATGGTGAGACGAGTGAGAGCGATGGTCATATTGATATTCATCCCGCTGTTAATCATAGATTGAAG GAAGGTGAGACTATCCGGATCAATGTGAAGCCCAAACCAACTAGCGGAACTGGTATGCTTTCAGCCGCTGGGTTAAAAGGAGGGCCTTCTGCTCCAGGAAAGCCAAAGCCTAAAATTGTAGGGCTTGCCCCGCCACCTGAGACTGGGAAAATTAGGTCTCCTCTTCCTCCACCTCCTAATGATCCTGCTGCTGCTCAGATGAACTCTGCTAGTCCAAAAGTTGGCATCTGGGCACCAAAAGAAACCACAGGACATTCTACTATGGATGCTTTTTCAGATCTTTCTCAAATTGAGGTATGCAATTTGTTGGTAGTATTATACCCTGGGCTTATCAAGGAAGGTGACAGAATTTTGAGACATTCTG AGCAATCTCCCCTCATCTATGACATCAGGATCAAGCAAGACTACTACCGCATCAGG TTTGGCTGCTGTGTATATTTGTAA
- the LOC123217132 gene encoding uncharacterized protein At1g03900-like isoform X7 produces MSFDDEESSEHTLLVVREVSVYKIPPRSTSGGYKCSEWLQSDKIWSGRLRVVSCKDRCEILLEDPNSGELFAACYVHPGQRETSVETVLDSSRYFVLMIEDGTGKHAFIGLGFNERNEAFDFNVALSDHEKYVRREIEKENGETSESDGHIDIHPAVNHRLKEGETIRINVKPKPTSGTGMLSAAGLKGGPSAPGKPKPKIVGLAPPPETGKIRSPLPPPPNDPAAAQMNSASPKVGIWAPKETTGHSTMDAFSDLSQIESNLPSSMTSGSSKTTTASGWAAF; encoded by the exons ATGTCGTTTGACGATGAAGAGTCATCCGAGCACACGCTCCTCGTAGTCCGCGAAGTCTCCGTGTACAAAATCCCCCCGCGTAGTACCTCTGGCGGCTACAAATGCAGCGAGTGGTTACAGTCCGACAAGATCTGGTCGGGTCGGCTCCGAGTCGTCTCCTGCAAGGACCGCTGCGAGATCCTCTTAGAGGATCCCAACTCCGGCGAGCTTTTTGCTGCTTGTTACGTCCATCCGGGCCAGCGCGAGACGTCCGTAGAGACTGTCCTCGACTCCTCCCGGTATTTCGTGCTTATGATCGAGGATGGAACGGGGAAACACGCGTTCATTGGGTTGGGTTTTAACGAGAGGAACGAAGCGTTTGATTTTAACGTGGCGTTATCGGATCACGAGAAATACGTGAGACGAGAAATCGAGAAAGAGAATGGTGAGACGAGTGAGAGCGATGGTCATATTGATATTCATCCCGCTGTTAATCATAGATTGAAG GAAGGTGAGACTATCCGGATCAATGTGAAGCCCAAACCAACTAGCGGAACTGGTATGCTTTCAGCCGCTGGGTTAAAAGGAGGGCCTTCTGCTCCAGGAAAGCCAAAGCCTAAAATTGTAGGGCTTGCCCCGCCACCTGAGACTGGGAAAATTAGGTCTCCTCTTCCTCCACCTCCTAATGATCCTGCTGCTGCTCAGATGAACTCTGCTAGTCCAAAAGTTGGCATCTGGGCACCAAAAGAAACCACAGGACATTCTACTATGGATGCTTTTTCAGATCTTTCTCAAATTGAG AGCAATCTCCCCTCATCTATGACATCAGGATCAAGCAAGACTACTACCGCATCAGGGTGGGCAGCTTTCTGA
- the LOC123217132 gene encoding uncharacterized protein At1g03900-like isoform X2 — translation MSFDDEESSEHTLLVVREVSVYKIPPRSTSGGYKCSEWLQSDKIWSGRLRVVSCKDRCEILLEDPNSGELFAACYVHPGQRETSVETVLDSSRYFVLMIEDGTGKHAFIGLGFNERNEAFDFNVALSDHEKYVRREIEKENGETSESDGHIDIHPAVNHRLKEGETIRINVKPKPTSGTGMLSAAGLKGGPSAPGKPKPKIVGLAPPPETGKIRSPLPPPPNDPAAAQMNSASPKVGIWAPKETTGHSTMDAFSDLSQIEVCNLLVVLYPGLIKEGDRILRHSEQSPLIYDIRIKQDYYRIRVGSFLILLAAVYICNLLQ, via the exons ATGTCGTTTGACGATGAAGAGTCATCCGAGCACACGCTCCTCGTAGTCCGCGAAGTCTCCGTGTACAAAATCCCCCCGCGTAGTACCTCTGGCGGCTACAAATGCAGCGAGTGGTTACAGTCCGACAAGATCTGGTCGGGTCGGCTCCGAGTCGTCTCCTGCAAGGACCGCTGCGAGATCCTCTTAGAGGATCCCAACTCCGGCGAGCTTTTTGCTGCTTGTTACGTCCATCCGGGCCAGCGCGAGACGTCCGTAGAGACTGTCCTCGACTCCTCCCGGTATTTCGTGCTTATGATCGAGGATGGAACGGGGAAACACGCGTTCATTGGGTTGGGTTTTAACGAGAGGAACGAAGCGTTTGATTTTAACGTGGCGTTATCGGATCACGAGAAATACGTGAGACGAGAAATCGAGAAAGAGAATGGTGAGACGAGTGAGAGCGATGGTCATATTGATATTCATCCCGCTGTTAATCATAGATTGAAG GAAGGTGAGACTATCCGGATCAATGTGAAGCCCAAACCAACTAGCGGAACTGGTATGCTTTCAGCCGCTGGGTTAAAAGGAGGGCCTTCTGCTCCAGGAAAGCCAAAGCCTAAAATTGTAGGGCTTGCCCCGCCACCTGAGACTGGGAAAATTAGGTCTCCTCTTCCTCCACCTCCTAATGATCCTGCTGCTGCTCAGATGAACTCTGCTAGTCCAAAAGTTGGCATCTGGGCACCAAAAGAAACCACAGGACATTCTACTATGGATGCTTTTTCAGATCTTTCTCAAATTGAGGTATGCAATTTGTTGGTAGTATTATACCCTGGGCTTATCAAGGAAGGTGACAGAATTTTGAGACATTCTG AGCAATCTCCCCTCATCTATGACATCAGGATCAAGCAAGACTACTACCGCATCAGGGTGGGCAGCTTTCTGATTCT TTTGGCTGCTGTGTATATTTGTAATCTGCTCCAATAA
- the LOC123217131 gene encoding protein CHROMATIN REMODELING 8-like: MEEEEERILLKSLGVTSANPEDIERDVIAAAVENDAGNSNEAEQRNEEEPCVKLENIDPYSTGQEKLYDKLRAVEFEINAVAYTVDHLRREKDEEDQATNVDVGKGKLDIEDDKSVVQASSDGLSLQHALATDRLESLKETKAQLEKELSIYQFEKTSKDIKHDKLIQDLVKEEFRPKKKAKETQKPGKKQSKRLKTVSFDDDADFDSVLDAASSGFVETKRDELVRKGILTPFHKLKGFERRLQQPGPSNWHNVTLEEEGKSSDLFSASVDRAVRSMSEAAQIRPTTKLLDPEEIPKLDGPTHPFQRLKTPLKIPVFPESEVEKKEGTKKKKKRPLPNKKWRNRISLEETGVEANDGRNNLVTSSYEVEKQEDVEDTDDSEPAFVTLEGGLKIPEYIFSNLFDYQKVGVQWLWELHCQRAGGIIGDEMGLGKTVQVLSFLGALHFSGMYKPSIVVCPVTLLQQWKREAQKWYPSFRVEILHDSAQDPGNRSKSSDSDYDSEGSLDGDYEEKWSSKNTKKWDFLINRVLRSESGLLITTYEQLRLLGEKLLDIEWGYAVLDEGHRIRNPNAEITLVCKQLQTVHRVIVTGAPIQNKLSELWSLFDFVFPGKLGVLPVFEAEFAVPIAVGGYANASPLQVSTAYRCAVILRDLIMPYLLRRMKADVNAQLPKKTEHVLFCSLTAEQQSVYRAFLASSEVEQILGGRKNSLYGIDVMRKICNHSDLLEREHSCQNPDYGNPERSGKMKVVAQVLKVWKEQGHRVLLFCQTQQMLDILENFLISNGYDYRRMDGVTPVKQRMALIDEFNNSSDVFIFILTTKVGGLGTNLTGANRVIIFDPDWNPSTDMQARERAWRIGQKRDVTVYRLITRGTIEEKVYHRQIYKHFLTNKILRNPQQRRFFKARDMKDLFTFNDDGDSGSTETSNIFSQLSEDVNLVVGAQKEKKLKRKKAATNADDDAGNKENNLEVESFRRKGKEKADNNDGEVDEETNILKSLFDAQGIHSAVNHDIIMNAHDEEKMRLQEQASQVAQRAAEALRQSRMLRSCDNISVPTWTGKSGIAGAPSSVRQKFGSTVNRQLIKPSDDSSSSKTSKLGGFAAGASAGKALSSSELLSKIQGNQEKTAAAGLGHKVNSSSATGSRSTDVGTSRSSHNVSSVQPEVLIRQICTFIQQEGGSTDSASIVQHFRDRIPPQDLPLFKNLLKEMAILKKDPNGSCWVLKPEFQQPE; encoded by the exons ATGGAGGAAGAAGAGGAGAGGATTTTGCTGAAAAGTTTGGGTGTGACATCTGCAAATCCTGAGGACATCGAACGTGATGTAATTGCTGCCGCG GTGGAAAATGATGCTGGAAACAGCAATGAAGCCGAACAGAGAAATGAGGAGGAGCCTTGTGTTAAATTGGAAAATATTGATCCGTACTCCACTGGTCAAGAGAAACTTTACGATAAATTAAGGGCTgtagaatttgaaataaatgcTGTTGCTTACACTGTTGATCATCTGAGAAgggaaaaagatgaagaagatcaAGCTACTAATGTTGACGTTGGCAAGGGAAAGTTGGATATTGAGGATGATAAAAGTGTTGTTCAGGCATCTTCCGATGGTTTGTCTCTTCAGCATGCCCTAGCTACTGATAGACTGGAAAGCCTCAAAGAAACTAAGGCTCAGCTTGAGAAGGAACTTTCAATTTATCAATTTGAGAAGACTTCCAAGGATATTAAGCATGATAAACTTATTCAAGATCTGGTAAAGGAAGAATTCAGACCCaagaaaaaggcaaaagaaaCTCAGAAACCAGGCAAAAAACAGTCAAAAAGGCTGAAAACAGTTTCATTTGATGATGATGCTGATTTTGATTCTGTATTGGATGCAGCATCTTCAGGATTTGTTGAAACA AAAAGGGATGAATTGGTTCGCAAAGGAATTTTAACTCCTTTTCACAAGCTTAAGGGCTTTGAACGTCGTCTTCAACAACCAGGACCATCTAATTGGCACAATGTAACCTTAGAAGAAGAAGGCAAAAGTAGTGATCTTTTCTCAGCTAGTGTTGACAGAGCTGTTCGGTCAATGTCAGAAGCTGCACAAATTCGTCCAACGACCAAGCTTCTTGATCCAGAAGAAATTCCGAAGCTTGATGGACCAACACATCCTTTCCAGAGGCTAAAAACACCTTTGAAAATTCCTGTGTTTCCCGAAAGTGAGGTTGAAAAGAAAGAAggtaccaaaaagaaaaagaaacggCCTTTGCCTAACAAGAAGTGGAGGAATCGCATTTCTCTTGAAGAAACGGGTGTGGAAGCTAATg ATGGAAGAAATAACTTGGTTACTTCCAGTTATGAGGTAGAAAAGCAAGAAGATGTGGAAGATACAGATGATAGTGAGCCTGCTTTTGTAACACTTGAAGGTGGGCTCAAAATTCCAGAATACATTTTTAGTAATCTTTTTGATTATCAAAAGGTAGGAGTGCAGTGGCTATGGGAATTGCATTGCCAGAGAGCAGGTGGAATTATTGGAGATGAAATGGGTCTTGGCAAGACTGTTCAAGTGTTATCCTTTCTTGGGGCATTGCATTTCAGTGGTATGTACAAACCAAGCATTGTTGTCTGCCCAGTTACACTGTTGCAACAGTGGAAAAGGGAAGCACAAAAGTGGTATCCTAGCTTCCGTGTGGAGATATTGCATGATTCTGCTCAGGATCCTGGTAATAGAAGCAAATCTTCTGATAGTGACTATGATAGTGAAGGTTCATTGGACGGTGATTATGAGGAAAAATGGTCCTCTAAAAACACCAAAAAATGGGATTTCTTGATAAATCGAGTTTTAAGATCAGAATCTGGGCTGCTTATTACCACTTATGAGCAACTACGCTTGTTAGGGGAAAAGTTGCTTGATATTGAATGGGGTTATGCTGTTCTGGATGAAGGACATAGAATTCGGAATCCTAATGCTGAAATTACTCTAGTTTGCAAACAACTACAGACAGTTCACCGGGTAATAGTGACTGGGGCACCAATTCAAAATAAGCTTTCAGAATTGTGGTccttgtttgattttgttttccctGGAAAGTTGGGGGTTTTGCCTGTTTTTGAGGCAGAATTTGCTGTTCCAATAGCTGTGGGTGGTTATGCCAATGCTTCTCCTTTACAAGTATCGACAGCCTACAG ATGTGCTGTGATCCTACGAGACTTGATCATGCCTTATCTTCTTCGGCGTATGAAAGCTGACGTGAATGCTCAGCTTCCCAAAAAAACTGAGCATGTTCTCTTCTGCAGCCTCACTGCTGAGCAACAGTCTGTATATCGAGCATTTCTTGCTAGCTCTGAGGTGGAACAGATACTGGGTGGGAGAAAAAACTCTTTATATGGAATCGATGTGATGCGCAAGATATGCAACCACTCTGATCTGCTTGAGAGAGAGCATTCCTGCCAGAACCCAGATTACGGGAATCCTGAGCGCAGTGGGAAAATGAAGGTTGTTGCCCAAGTTCTGAAGGTTTGGAAGGAGCAGGGTCATCGTGTTCTTCTTTTTTGTCAAACTCAACAGATGCTTGATATTCTAGAGAATTTCTTGATTTCTAATGGTTATGACTATAGGAGAATGGATGGTGTTACTCCTGTCAAGCAGAGAATGGCCTTAATAGATGAGTTCAATAACTCCAGCGATGTGTTTATATTCATTCTAACTACAAAAGTTGGCGGTTTGGGAACAAATTTGACTGGTGCAAACAGGGTGATCATCTTTGACCCTGATTGGAACCCTTCAACTGACATGCAG GCCAGGGAGCGTGCTTGGCGAATTGGTCAGAAACGGGATGTAACTGTTTATAGATTGATTACACGTGGAACTATTGAGGAGAAGGTGTATCACCGCCAGATATACAAGCATTTTCTTACTAATAAGATATTGAGGAACCCACAGCAGAGAAGGTTTTTTAAGGCTCGAGATATGAAGGATCTTTTCACTTTTAATGATGACGGGGATAGTGGATCAACTGAAACTTCTAATATTTTCAGTCAGTTGTCTGAAGATGTGAATCTTGTTGTTGGGGCtcagaaagaaaagaagctgAAACGAAAAAAAGCTGCAACAAATGCTGATGATGATGCAGgcaataaagaaaacaacttagaGGTTGAATCTTtcagaagaaaagggaaagaaaaagctGATAATAATGATGGTGAAGTGGATGAAGAAACAAATATCTTAAAGAGTCTTTTTGATGCACAAGGCATACAT AGTGCTGTGAACCATGACATAATCATGAATGCCCATGATGAAGAGAAGATGAGGCTGCAGGAGCAAGCTTCTCAAGTTGCACAAAGAGCAGCAGAAGCTTTGCGCCAGTCCAGAATGCTTCGAAGTTGTGACAACATATCTGTCCCGACATGGACGGGGAAATCTGGAATTGCTGGTGCACCATCATCTGTTCGCCAGAAATTTGGTTCAACTGTTAACCGTCAGTTGATTAAGCCCTCAGATGACTCATCTAGCAGCAAAACAAGCAAGTTGGGCGGCTTTGCAGCAGGGGCATCTGCAGGAAAGGCATTATCTTCATCTGAATTACTATCTAAAATACAAGGAAATCAAGAAAAGACAGCTGCTGCTGGACTTGGACATAAGGTGAACTCAAGTTCTGCTACCGGATCAAGATCTACAGATGTTGGGACCTCACGGTCATCTCACAATGTTTCTAGTGTGCAGCCTGAAGTATTGATTCGTCAAATATGTACTTTTATCCAACAAGAGGGTGGAAGCACTGATTCAGCCAGCATAGTCCAGCATTTTAGGGATAGGATACCCCCACAGGATCTtcctttatttaaaaatcttttgaagGAAATGGCTATCCTTAAAAAGGACCCAAATGGATCATGTTGGGTGCTGAAGCCTGAGTTTCAACAACCGGAATGA